In Mustela nigripes isolate SB6536 chromosome 2, MUSNIG.SB6536, whole genome shotgun sequence, a single window of DNA contains:
- the PDHB gene encoding pyruvate dehydrogenase E1 component subunit beta, mitochondrial — protein MAAVSGLMRRPLEQVSGLLRRRFHRTAPAALQVTVRDAINQGMDEELERDEKVFLLGEEVAQYDGAYKVSRGLWKKYGDKRIIDTPISEMGFAGIAVGAAMAGLRPICEFMTFNFSMQAIDQVINSAAKTYYMSGGLQPVPIVFRGPNGASAGVAAQHSQCFAAWYGHCPGLKVVSPWNSEDAKGLIKSAIRDNNPVVVLENELMYGVPFELPSEAQSKDFLIPIGKAKIERQGTHITVVAHSRPVGHCLEAATVLSKEGIECEVINMRTIRPMDIETIEASVMKTNHLVTVEGGWPQFGVGAEVCARIMEGPAFNFLDAPAVRVTGADVPMPYAKILEDNSIPQVKDIIFAIKKTLNI, from the exons ATGGCGGCAGTGTCTGGCCTGATGCGGAGACCCCTTGAACAG GTCTCCGGGCTGCTGAGGAGGCGCTTCCACCGGACGGCGCCGGCGGCGCTGCAG GTGACAGTTCGTGATGCTATAAACCAAGGTATGGATGAGGAGCTGGAAAGAGATGAGAAGGTATTTCTGCTTGGGGAAGAAGTTGCCCAGTATGATGGGGCATATAAG GTTAGTCGAGGCCTGTGGAAGAAATACGGAGATAAGAGGATCATAGACACTCCCATATCTGAA aTGGGCTTTGCTGGAATTGCTGTGGGTGCAGCTATG GCTGGGTTGAGGCCCATTTGTGAATTTATGACCTTCAATTTCTCTATGCAAGCCATTGACCAGGTTATAAACTCAGCTGCCAAGACCTACTACATGTCGGGGGGCCTTCAGCCTGTGCCCATAGTCTTCAGGGGGCCCAATGGTGCCTCAGCAGGAGTGGCTGCCCAGCACTCACAGTGCTTTGCTGCCTGGTATGGGCACTGCCCAGGCCTAAAGGTCGTCAGCCCCTGGAATTCAGAGGATGCAAAAGGACTTATTAAATCAGCCATTCGGGATAATAATCCAG tggTGGTGCTAGAGAATGAATTGATGTATGGAGTTCCTTTTGAATTACCCTCAGAAGCTCAGTCAAAAGATTTTCTGATTCCCATTGGAAAAGCCAAAATAGAAAGACAAG GGACACACATAACCGTAGTTGCCCATTCAAGACCTGTGGGCCACTGCTTAGAAGCTGCAACAGTGCTATCCAAAGAGGGAATTGAATGTGAG GTGATAAATATGCGAACCATCAGACCAATGGACATTGAAACAATAGAAGCCAGTGTCATGAAGACCAATCATCTTGTAACTGTGGAAGGAGGCTGGCCACAGTTTGGAGTAGGAGCTGAAGTTTGTGCCAGGATCATGGAAG GCCCTGCATTCAATTTCCTGGATGCTCCTGCAGTTCGTGTCACTGGTGCTGACGTCCCCATGCCTTATGCAAAGATTCTAGAAGACAACTCTATACCTCAGGTTAAAGACATCATATTtgcaataaagaaaacattaaatatttag